The following DNA comes from Weissella koreensis KACC 15510.
CGTTCTTGAGGAATATCGGAGCGAAGACGTAAGGTAAATGGTTGCTTGATTGCGTTGAAATTGATAAGTAGTCGATTGACTAACTGTCGAATTCCCTCATAACCTTCAGCCAAACCAGAGAAAGGTCCTTGATACGTTGGAGTAAAAATAATTTGACCAGCTAGTCGTTCTTCAATTGTGGCAGTAAAAGTAATATCGGGAAGCGGTAAAGCAATCGCTGGTTGGCCATAGACGACCGAGTGTTCACCCATTAAAATTACTTTGGCGTGACTTTTACCGATTGATGTTTTTTTCAAGACATTGAACCACCATTTCTAAAAATATTATTAATCAATACATTTTACCAACTTTTTAGCTAATATTGAAGCATTTAAAGATTCTATACCTTAATAATAGCGATAATTTAAGAAAGTCAAATGAATTTATAGCTATTTTATAATTTATGGCAGAATGATATTTTCATGATTTAAATGGGTTAAAACGGTAATTTTAAACCACCTAAAATGTAAACTCATGGTACAATTGGAAGGACATTATGGAACATGTGAGGTTAGATTGTGGATGCAAAAACGATTTATGCCGTCGTTGATTTAGAAACAACGAGTAATCAAAATCAGGCCGGCCGAATAATGCAGGTAGCGGTTGCTTTTGTGCGGAACCAAAAAATTATAAACCATTTTTCAACATTGGTTAATCCGGGACAATCAATCCCGATTGGAATTCAAAAATTAACACATATTAATGATGCAATGGTGAAAAAAATGCCATATTTTGAGGATGTGGCACAAACTTTGCATGCTATGCTCAGCGAGACGGTCTTTGTTGCGCATAATGTTAATTTTGATCTTCCTTTTTTAAATGCTGAATTTGAACGAGTAGGACTAACACCGTTAACAAATCTAGCTTTAGACACTGTAGCTTTAGCACAGATTTTGTGGCCTACTGCTTCAAGTTATCGATTAGGTGATCTTACGCAACAACTAGGAATTGACCATTTGAACCCGCATAGAGCTGATAGTGATGCTAAAGCAACGGGTGAATTATTGATTGCTGCCCAACGGAAAGCATTGGGATTGCCGATGATCACGCTTCAACAACTAAATGATTTACCTTTGGCATTACCACGGGAAACAAAACAAATTTTTGCTTGGGCGTTGGCGGAAAACAGGCGACATCCTCAACCACTTGCTAATAATTTAGAAGTTGTTGATCGTTTGGTTTTAAGACGCTTTTCAGTCCCATCAGCTTATAAGCAACACCAACCGGAATTACATTATCCTAAAAAAGAAGAAGAGCAGAAAACATTATTAGCTCCCGATTTAGACTATCGCCATCAACAAGCACGCCTTATGAATCAGATTTATGAACATTATTGTAGAACTGATGATTTATCAACTAATCCTGGTGAAAATGCAATGGTTGTTGAAGCCCCAACGGGAATGGGTAAAACTTTAGGCTATTTGGTTCCACTTGCGTATTTGGTGCTACAACAAGGGCGTCAAGTTGTCTTATCAGTACCGACTAAGGCGCTACAAAAGCAAGTTAACACTACAATTAATCAAACACTTAAATCTTTACTACCGTTTGAGGTACGTGGGGTTCAACTAAAAGGTCAGCAAAATTATTTGAACTTACAAAGTTTTAAGCGCTCGTTAGTGCGCGATGAAGGTTCGATCGCCATGCAATTTGTGAAAGCACAAATTTTAGTATGGTTGACAGAGACGTTAACTGGAGATTTTGATGAATTGAATTTGAATAACGTTAGTCCTGATTTTTTACGGCAATTGACGCAAACGGCCAATAATCCAGAAGCATCAAAATTTTATCAACATGAATTTGTACATCGCCAATTAATTTTGAGTAGTCAAGCTACGTTCTTAGTTGTTAATCATGCCTACTTGACTCGCCAAATTAACCAAATTACTCAACAAGAGAAGAAACCTTTTTTGGTTATTGATGAGGCCCAGAATTTACCAGATGTTGTTCTGCAACATAGCCGGCACCAAGTTAATTGGTCTAGTTTAATCGCGCAAACGGAATTATTGCAACATTCCTTAACAACTAATAAAAATAATGATTTGCAATTGATATTGGAACGTCTGCCAAAAGGGCATCAATTGGAAAAAAATTTTATAGAAAGCTTTGCACAATTGTTGATTCATCTAACAAATATTCAACAAAGTCTATATCGACAATTTATTTTGAGTGTCAAGATGCCTGCGACGGTAGGAAAAGATGAGTATTTAGTTACATCTGATAACTTAACTCGTTTTTGGGTTGAACATCAAAATGATTTTAGCCAGGTAAAACAGTTAATTCAGACTTTACAAGTGACTTTGAATGAAATGATGGAAGCCTTTATTCAGGTAGGGACGCCTTTTAGTATTAGTGAGCGTCAAAGTTTGGCCGATTTTCGTTATTTAGTGGAAAAAATTGGTCAAACGATAAATACTCTACAAACTTTCCAAGATTCTATGATCGATTATGCTGAGACTAGTGTCTTTTGGTTAACAGACTATCATGGTCAGAATGGACCTAGTATCCAATTAACAGGAGCTTTATTACATACAAAGGACTATTTTAAAAACAATCTTTATCCATCTTTCTTACCACCATTGATGATTGGCGCCACACTATTTAATAGTGCTAAGTCAACTTACTTGTACACGCGTCTGAATTTAGATGCTAAAACTGCACAAGTTGAGAAGTTTAAAGAATCATTCAATTGGTCTAAACAAGCAGAAATGTTATTGATTGAAGATGGTGTAGTTCCTAGTGCACCTGATTATGGTAATTATTTAGCAAAGCAGATTTTAGCAATCTTGGGAAAATTATCAAAAAACACTTTAGTACTGTTTACTTCACTGGAATTAATGGATCGCGTTTATCGCTTAGTAACGGAAAATAAAATTTATCATGAAAGCAAAATGACTGTTTTGGCTCAAGGAATTTCCGGAAATAAGTCGAAAATTTTAAAACGTTTGCAAAATGAAAAAGAATTGATGGTTTTTGGTGCACTTAGTTTTTGGGAAGGAATTGATTTACCTAAACAGCAATTAGAACTTTTGATTCTGACTAGATTGCCCTTTGAACAACCAGATACGATTTTACAAAAGGTTGAAGAACAGCAGTTTACAGCTAGTAAGCAAAGCTTTTTCCATCAGATTACTTTACCCAAGGCTACACTTAAGTTACGTCAAGGAGTGGGACGTCTGATTCGTTCAGATCAAGATTATGGGGCTATTGTTATTTTGGATTCACGTATTGTTCATAAACAATATGGGAAAACGATGCTTAAAATGTTGCCAGATGAATTACCAAGTCAAGTAATTCCAGCTAGTCAGATGGTAGAACAATTAGTTCATTTTTTTGATCAGCAAGATTTAGATAACAAAGATAAAGAATAATAATTCATGTCTGATCTTAATAAAAACAACAATTTTAAAAATGGTTGTGACAATATTTTTAGAATTGAGATCAAACCACGGATCAGGCTTTAAAATTGACTTTAAGTTTGCTACACTTAGCTAAGTGCAAAATGAAAGATTAATAAAAATATTGGGGTAAAATAGCATGCAAATGCGACAACTGAATCGGCGAAAATCACATACTCATTGGGTTTTGTGGATAATTCTAGGTGTAATTTTATTGGCAATTATTGGCTATAGTGTCTTGGTTGCGGCTACAAAACCAATTAATCACGCTAATCAAGAATACAGTAATTTAGTTATTAAAAAGCATAAATTAAAGTCGGTTCAAAATTTTTATTGGAGCAATCGATCAGGTGATTATTATACTTTGATTGGTAAAAACGATAAGAATAAAAAGACAGGCGTAATTGTGAATGCGAAGACTAAAGATATGACGGTTTTGGCGATGAATGAGGGAAAGTCTTATCAAACCGTTAAAAAACAAGTCGAACAAAAATATCAACCAAAAAAGATCACTAATATTGGAATGGGTATTTATAAAAAAGTGCCGGTTTGGGAAGTTAAATTTATTGACCAAAATGGAAATTTGAATTTTATCACCGTTCAATTTACTAATGGTAAAGTGGTACGGTCGATTAATAATTTATAAATGTAACAATGATTAAAATAATTAGAGGAGAAACAAGATGGATACAATTCGATTAGAGGATGTCAAAAACTACGTGGGGCAGGAAGTTAGAATTGGGGCTTGGTTACGTAATAAACGTGGCTCAGGTAAACTACAATTTCTACAATTGCGTGATGGAACGGCTTTTATGCAAGCCGTTGTAGTTAAGGCTGAAGTGGGTGACGAAATTTTTGCCAAAGCTAAAGAGTTAAAGCAAGAAACAAGTATGTACTTAGTTGGAACTATTAAAGAAGATGCTCGTTCTGATTTTGGATACGAAATGGATGTCAAGGATTTGGTAGTAGTTGGTGCTTCTGAAGATTATCCAATTACTCCTAAAGAACATGGAACAGATTTCTTGATGGATCGTCGTCATCTATATCTTCGTCACATCCAACCGTTTGCTGTGTTGCGTATCCGAAATACTATGATTGCAGCAACTTATGAATTTTTCAATAAAGAAGGGTTCATCAAAGTCGATGCACCGTTCTTAACTGGTTCAGCACCTGAGGGAACGACTGAATTATTCTCTACAGAGTATTTTGATACAGAAGCATATTTATCACAGACTGGTCAATTATATGCTGAAGCGGGAGCTATGGCGTTTGGAAAGGTCTTTACTTTTGGTCCAACTTTCCGAGCAGAAAAGTCAAAAACACGCCGTCATTTGACTGAATTCTGGATGATTGAACCAGAAATGGCTTGGATGGATCAAGATGCATCCTTAGAAATACAAGAGCGTTATATTGCTTATCTAATTAATTCTGTCTTAGAACGTAATTCATATGAATTAGACCTTTTGGGACGCGACAAGGAGCTATTAGCTTCGTATACGAAGTTGCCATATCCACGGGTTTCATATGATGATGCTATTAAGTTGCTACAAGAAAATGACTTTGATGTCGAATGGGGTGTAGATTTCGGTTCACCAGAAGAAACATTCTTGGCTAATCATTTTGCTAGTCCGGTCTTTATTACTAATTTCCCAAAGAAGATCAAGGCTTTCTATATGAAACGCCATCCAACACGGGATGATGTGGTTATTTCAGCAGACTTATTAGCACCTGAAGGTTATGGTGAAATTATTGGTGGTTCTGAGCGTGATACTGATTATGATTACTTAGCTCAACGTATTGAAGAGCAGGGACTTGATATGGATGAATATGCTTGGTATCTAGATCTTCGTAAATACGGTTCAGTTCCACATTCTGGATTTGGACTTGGCTTGGAACGAGCTGTTACTTGGATCACGGGTGAAGAACATATTCGTGAAGCAATTCCATTCCCAAGAACTATGACGCGTTTGCGCCCATAGAATGTTATTAAGTCGCTATTGTTGGCTCTATGTCAACGGTTAGCGACTTTTTGTTATTCGTCATAATTAGTCAAAAACGGAAACCATTTGAGAACAATTTAAAAAAACGGGCACCAAATTCGCACCAAATTTATATGATATTATGTAACATATTGAGTGCTTTGGGGATATTGGTTACGAGGATTATTACTGAATGGTTTTGGCAATTAAAATACCAAATAAATAGTGATCGTGTGCTATTTTAAATATCAGTAAAAATACAACGAGGCTAGCTTAAAACAAAAATCTTAATGTTATAATGTTAAATAAAGATATTTTAGGAAATACGAGATAATAATAAATGAAACAGCTACGGGCAATAAAATTGCAGAGTGTGTATGGTGAAAAAACGTTATTAGATAAGATCTCTTTCTTGATTGAAACAGGTGATCGAATTGGAATTGTAGGTGTGAATGGGACTGGTAAAACAACTTTGTTAAATGCTTTAGCCCAGACAGTTCCAGCCGATAATGGTGAAATTGAGACCCCTAATGATTATTCAGTCGGTTATCTAACACAAGATCCAGATCTGGACCCAGAAAAATTAGTTTTGGAGGCTGTTTTTGCAGGAGCTCAGCCGGTTTTCGAATTAATTCGCGATTATGAAAAAGCGGTGACAACATATGCTGAAAATCCTTTAGATGAAAAGGCTCAGGATCGCTATACTAAATTAGAACAACGGATGACCCAAGAGGATGCTTGGACGGCCGAGTCAGAAGTTAAAACGATTCTTTCGCAGCTTCATTTACCAGATTTGAATTTACCAATTAAAGCATTGTCTGGGGGTCAAAAAAAGCGAGTGGGGTTAGCTCAAGTTCTAATCCAAGCACCTGATCTTTTGTTGTTGGATGAACCAACGAATCATCTTGATTTTGATTCCATAGAATGGTTGGAGAAATATTTGGCAACTTATTCAGGATCAGTTATGACGGTCACCCATGATCGTTATTTTTTGGATCACGTTGCTAACCGTGTTTTCGAACTATCCTTTGGAAAGTTGTATGAATATACCGGTAATTATCAAGATTATGTTTTGGCTAAGGCTGAACGTGTGGCAGCAGAGGAAATTGCTGATCACAAGAGTTCCCAGCTTTATAAAAAAGAATTAGCTTGGATGAAAACTTCAGCCCGAGCTCGAAGTACAAAGCAAAAGGCGCGTGAAACTCGTTTTTCTGATTTACAAGAACAGCAAGGTACGCTTCAAATTGATGGGACTGTTGAAGTTAATTTAGGTCAAAAGCGGTTGGGTAAGAAAGTTATTGAAATCAATGAGGCTCAATTGAGTTTTGATGATATGACGATTTTAAAAGATTTTAATGAATTAATTCAAGCAAATCAAAGAATCGGAATAACAGGACCAAATGGGACCGGTAAATCAACATTATTAAATGTAATTAGTGGTAAGACTCCTTTGGATCAGGGAACAATTGATATTGGTGAGACTGTTCAGCTTGGATACTACACTCAACAAACTGAACCTATTCCAGAGGACAAGCGGGTGATTGCATATCTTTCTGAAGTGGCCCAGTCTGTAACTACTAGTGATGGCGAGAAGGTTTCAGTTGCTGATTTACTTGAACAGTTTTTGTTTCCGAGCTTCATGCACGGAACCTTAATTCGAAAGTTATCAGGTGGTGAAAAGCGTCGTCTCTTCTTACTAAAAATTTTATTGCAACAACCAAATGTTTTGTTGCTGGATGAACCGACCAACGATCTTGATATTGGGACATTAACTGTCTTAGAAGAATACTTGAAGCATTTTGCAGGGACGGTTATTACGGTTTCCCATGATCGCTATTTCTTAGATAAAGTTGCTGATCATTTGCTTATATTTAAAGGACAAGGTACCATTGATCGATTTACTGGTTCTTTTTCAGACTATTTAGATCAATATGGTGCTCCAACACTTACGGATTCTGATATTATAAAATCTGAAGAAAAATCAACATTAGTCGAAACTCCATTGGCCGCAACGCCTGTTGAATCGGCTAAAAAGAAGCTTACTTATAAAGAGCAACGTGAATTTGAAACTATTGAAGATCGAATTAATGAGTTTGAATTAAAAATTGATCAAATCACTAACGATATGAATGAAGCCGGCGATGATTTTGGTAAATTAGCAGACTTACAAAAAGAACTCGATGAAAATAATCAAAAATTAGAAGAGACGATGGATCGTTGGGCTGATTTGTCCGAGCGGGCTTAAAAAGGAGTTTGTAAATGGCAGAAAAAGTATTGATTTGGGCGCAAACAAAGGACGGGACGATTGCTAAAGATGGATCCATTCCATGGCACGTTCAAGGAGATATGAAATTTTTTGCGCAAAAAACCAAAAATCAGGTTGTTTTGATGGGCCGAAATACGATGATGTCCTTGCACGGACAACCATTGCCTAACCGAATTAATTTAGTTTTAACACACCAAAAAGATTTGGAAGTTCCTGTTGGATTTAAAAAGGTTTATTCAATTGAAACGGCAGAAGCGATTGCTGATGAAGAACAGAAGCAATTAATGGTGATTGGTGGTAAAGGAATTTATGATTCATATTTGCCGATTGCAGATCGGCTATTAGTTACTTATTTAGCTACTGACTACCATGGTGATGTTATGTTAGATCCAATTGAGGGTGCCTGGAAAAAAGAGCTTTTGACTGAAGGCGAAGCTGATGAAAATAATGATTATGCCTATCAAATTTGGAATTATTATCGGCCAACATTTAGATAAATAAAAGGTGGTAATTATTTAATAAAGGCGTAAAATGAAACTAAGTTAAATTAAAGATTTTTGAAGAGTGGAGAAAAAATAATGAAGTATTTTACGACTTTCTTTTGGACCGCCATTTTAGGGGCAGTAATCGGATATATTGGTAGTGCATTACAAAATGTACCAGCCGATTATACTCAAGCAATGGTTTCGGCCTTAGTTGCTGGATCAATAGGAACTTTTTTGGTTTATTATATTTCTCGTAGTTTTGCTCCTAAAACGAGCCAAGCTGAAGAAGATGAATCAAAAGAGAATTAATGTAATTAATTTAAATTAAGGCTGAGTAACTTACTATGTAGTTATTCGGTCTTTTGTTTTTAAAGTATGTTTTTTAAATTTGTTATACTAAAATATAATTAATTTCTGATGAAAGGGGGGATCTAAAATGGTGCCATTAAATGTTCGAAGTGCGTATAGTTTATTAAAAAGTCCGATGCTACCTAATGTATATACTGAATATGCTAAATATTTAGGTTATTCAGCCGTGGGTCTAGCTGATGAACAAAATTTATATGCAATGGTTAATTTTTATCAACAAGCTAAAAAGAATGGTCTAACACCTATTTTAGGAATAACTATTGAAGCTCAAGGCTTAATCAATAAGGGCATGACTTTTCCTCTGCATGTATATGTTCAAAATGAAGCAGGTTATCAAAATTTATTGATACTAGCTAGTCAACAACGAACACAGCAAAAAGCTTTAGATTTAACAACTTTAACGCAGCAAAATCATTTATCTGGACTTTTAATTGTGATCCCACCAACAAGTGAGTTGTCACTTAATTTAATGAATGATTTTAATCAAGGGCGTCTATTAATTGATCGGTTTAAAATATTACTAAATAGCGCACAACTTTGGCTTGGAATTGATTTACAGATGGATGCTGAATTATTGAGAGCAGAAACTAAACTAAGTCAAGAAATGAATGTGCCATTACTGGCCTTTGATGAAATTAGATATGCAAAATCACAAGATCATTTTGCATATAAGGTTTTAACCTATTTAAAAGCTGGTGAGACCATTACTAATGTGGGTGCGGCTAAAAAAGAATCAGGTGAACAAGCCTTAAGGCAAAGGGATGATTGGTACCAGTCCTATGTTGATTCAGGACTTCAAAGCGCGGCGGATGAAACAGATGTTTTGGCAAAAAAAGTTGACTTTACATTGCCACAAAGAAAAATTGAGTTACCTCGTTTTTACGAAAGTAAGCAAGAAGCCAAACAAAAGTTATTGAAATTAACTCAATCAGGGCTTGAAAGTTTAGCGATTTCATCAATTCAATATCATCAATATCAAGAACGTTTAGAGTATGAATTGAAAATTATTGACGAGCTAGATTTTGATGATTATTTTTTAATTGTTTGGGATGTAATTAATTTTGCAAAAACCCATGAGATTATGACTGGACCCGGGCGCGGATCGGTAGCGGGTTCTTTGGTGGCATATTGTTTAGGCATTACGGAAGTAGATCCGATTGCTTATGATCTATTGTTTGAACGTTTTTTAAATCCTAAACGAGCACAAATGCCAGATATTGATATCGATATTCCGGATAATAAACGAGAAGTAGTCCTAGACTATTTACATACAAAATATGGGCATGATAAAATTGCGCAAATTATTACTTTTTCAACGATGGGGATGAAGCAAAGTTTACGGGATGTAGCTCGAGTGTTCGGACTTAAACCAACTGAGATCGATAAATTAGCACGCAGCTTGCCTAAAGATGCTATTAATTTAGAAGAAGCTTATCAAAAATCACAAAGTTTCCAAAATGAAATTTTAGATCTTCCTGTTGACGGAGATTTATTGTGGAAAACAGCCTTACAGTTAACAGGAATACCGCGAAACAGTTCGTTACATGCGGCTGGAGTAGTTATTGCGAATAATCCTTTAGTGGAGTCTATTCCAGTACAATTAGGTGAGGATGGACGCTTAGTGACCCAATTAACGAAAAATCCGGTAGAGCAATTGGGTTTGTTAAAAATTGATTTTCTGGCATTATCTAATTTGAATATCTTAGCGATCGCATTGCGAGAAGTACACAAAATTGAACCAACGTTTGATTTGAAAACAATTGATTTAAATGATCCAGAAACATTAGCTTTATTTGGCCTTGGTCAAACAAATGGTATCTTTCAGTTTGAATCAAATGGGATGAAACAAATGTTGCAGCAGATGAAACCAGATCAATTTAATGATTTAGTTGCGGCTAATGCTCTATATCGGCCCGGTCCCATGGCCAATATTCCACATTTTATTGCGCGGAAGCATCAACAAGAAATGATTCCTAAAATTGCGGAAACTATTGATCAACTATTAGCACCAACTTATGGGGTAATTGTGTATCAAGAACAGGTGATGCGCGTTGCCGAAGAATTTGCTGGATTTAGTTTGGCTGAAGCCGATTTGTTACGTCGTGCAATTTCTAAAAAAGATACCATTCAGATGGAAAAAGTTAAGAAACAATTTTTGACAGGAGCTCAAAAACTGGGTCAATCTGATTTAGTAGCTGAAGAAGTCTATCAATATATTGAACGATTTGGATCATACGGATTTAATAAATCGCATGCGGTTGCATATTCTAAATTAGCTTTTGAATTGGCCTTTTTAAAGGTACATTATCCGTTGGCTTTTTATAAAGCAGTCTTGAACTTAGAAATTAGTAATCAAGATAAGGTGCGTATTTATATAAATGAGGCTCGAATGCGGGGCGTTAAAGTTTTAGGACCGCAAATTAATCAGAGCTTTTCTGGTTACTCCGTGACAAAT
Coding sequences within:
- a CDS encoding helicase C-terminal domain-containing protein — protein: MDAKTIYAVVDLETTSNQNQAGRIMQVAVAFVRNQKIINHFSTLVNPGQSIPIGIQKLTHINDAMVKKMPYFEDVAQTLHAMLSETVFVAHNVNFDLPFLNAEFERVGLTPLTNLALDTVALAQILWPTASSYRLGDLTQQLGIDHLNPHRADSDAKATGELLIAAQRKALGLPMITLQQLNDLPLALPRETKQIFAWALAENRRHPQPLANNLEVVDRLVLRRFSVPSAYKQHQPELHYPKKEEEQKTLLAPDLDYRHQQARLMNQIYEHYCRTDDLSTNPGENAMVVEAPTGMGKTLGYLVPLAYLVLQQGRQVVLSVPTKALQKQVNTTINQTLKSLLPFEVRGVQLKGQQNYLNLQSFKRSLVRDEGSIAMQFVKAQILVWLTETLTGDFDELNLNNVSPDFLRQLTQTANNPEASKFYQHEFVHRQLILSSQATFLVVNHAYLTRQINQITQQEKKPFLVIDEAQNLPDVVLQHSRHQVNWSSLIAQTELLQHSLTTNKNNDLQLILERLPKGHQLEKNFIESFAQLLIHLTNIQQSLYRQFILSVKMPATVGKDEYLVTSDNLTRFWVEHQNDFSQVKQLIQTLQVTLNEMMEAFIQVGTPFSISERQSLADFRYLVEKIGQTINTLQTFQDSMIDYAETSVFWLTDYHGQNGPSIQLTGALLHTKDYFKNNLYPSFLPPLMIGATLFNSAKSTYLYTRLNLDAKTAQVEKFKESFNWSKQAEMLLIEDGVVPSAPDYGNYLAKQILAILGKLSKNTLVLFTSLELMDRVYRLVTENKIYHESKMTVLAQGISGNKSKILKRLQNEKELMVFGALSFWEGIDLPKQQLELLILTRLPFEQPDTILQKVEEQQFTASKQSFFHQITLPKATLKLRQGVGRLIRSDQDYGAIVILDSRIVHKQYGKTMLKMLPDELPSQVIPASQMVEQLVHFFDQQDLDNKDKE
- a CDS encoding DUF5590 domain-containing protein; this translates as MQMRQLNRRKSHTHWVLWIILGVILLAIIGYSVLVAATKPINHANQEYSNLVIKKHKLKSVQNFYWSNRSGDYYTLIGKNDKNKKTGVIVNAKTKDMTVLAMNEGKSYQTVKKQVEQKYQPKKITNIGMGIYKKVPVWEVKFIDQNGNLNFITVQFTNGKVVRSINNL
- the asnS gene encoding asparagine--tRNA ligase — encoded protein: MDTIRLEDVKNYVGQEVRIGAWLRNKRGSGKLQFLQLRDGTAFMQAVVVKAEVGDEIFAKAKELKQETSMYLVGTIKEDARSDFGYEMDVKDLVVVGASEDYPITPKEHGTDFLMDRRHLYLRHIQPFAVLRIRNTMIAATYEFFNKEGFIKVDAPFLTGSAPEGTTELFSTEYFDTEAYLSQTGQLYAEAGAMAFGKVFTFGPTFRAEKSKTRRHLTEFWMIEPEMAWMDQDASLEIQERYIAYLINSVLERNSYELDLLGRDKELLASYTKLPYPRVSYDDAIKLLQENDFDVEWGVDFGSPEETFLANHFASPVFITNFPKKIKAFYMKRHPTRDDVVISADLLAPEGYGEIIGGSERDTDYDYLAQRIEEQGLDMDEYAWYLDLRKYGSVPHSGFGLGLERAVTWITGEEHIREAIPFPRTMTRLRP
- a CDS encoding ABC-F family ATP-binding cassette domain-containing protein — protein: MKQLRAIKLQSVYGEKTLLDKISFLIETGDRIGIVGVNGTGKTTLLNALAQTVPADNGEIETPNDYSVGYLTQDPDLDPEKLVLEAVFAGAQPVFELIRDYEKAVTTYAENPLDEKAQDRYTKLEQRMTQEDAWTAESEVKTILSQLHLPDLNLPIKALSGGQKKRVGLAQVLIQAPDLLLLDEPTNHLDFDSIEWLEKYLATYSGSVMTVTHDRYFLDHVANRVFELSFGKLYEYTGNYQDYVLAKAERVAAEEIADHKSSQLYKKELAWMKTSARARSTKQKARETRFSDLQEQQGTLQIDGTVEVNLGQKRLGKKVIEINEAQLSFDDMTILKDFNELIQANQRIGITGPNGTGKSTLLNVISGKTPLDQGTIDIGETVQLGYYTQQTEPIPEDKRVIAYLSEVAQSVTTSDGEKVSVADLLEQFLFPSFMHGTLIRKLSGGEKRRLFLLKILLQQPNVLLLDEPTNDLDIGTLTVLEEYLKHFAGTVITVSHDRYFLDKVADHLLIFKGQGTIDRFTGSFSDYLDQYGAPTLTDSDIIKSEEKSTLVETPLAATPVESAKKKLTYKEQREFETIEDRINEFELKIDQITNDMNEAGDDFGKLADLQKELDENNQKLEETMDRWADLSERA
- a CDS encoding dihydrofolate reductase gives rise to the protein MAEKVLIWAQTKDGTIAKDGSIPWHVQGDMKFFAQKTKNQVVLMGRNTMMSLHGQPLPNRINLVLTHQKDLEVPVGFKKVYSIETAEAIADEEQKQLMVIGGKGIYDSYLPIADRLLVTYLATDYHGDVMLDPIEGAWKKELLTEGEADENNDYAYQIWNYYRPTFR
- a CDS encoding YjzD family protein, translating into MKYFTTFFWTAILGAVIGYIGSALQNVPADYTQAMVSALVAGSIGTFLVYYISRSFAPKTSQAEEDESKEN
- a CDS encoding DNA polymerase III subunit alpha codes for the protein MVPLNVRSAYSLLKSPMLPNVYTEYAKYLGYSAVGLADEQNLYAMVNFYQQAKKNGLTPILGITIEAQGLINKGMTFPLHVYVQNEAGYQNLLILASQQRTQQKALDLTTLTQQNHLSGLLIVIPPTSELSLNLMNDFNQGRLLIDRFKILLNSAQLWLGIDLQMDAELLRAETKLSQEMNVPLLAFDEIRYAKSQDHFAYKVLTYLKAGETITNVGAAKKESGEQALRQRDDWYQSYVDSGLQSAADETDVLAKKVDFTLPQRKIELPRFYESKQEAKQKLLKLTQSGLESLAISSIQYHQYQERLEYELKIIDELDFDDYFLIVWDVINFAKTHEIMTGPGRGSVAGSLVAYCLGITEVDPIAYDLLFERFLNPKRAQMPDIDIDIPDNKREVVLDYLHTKYGHDKIAQIITFSTMGMKQSLRDVARVFGLKPTEIDKLARSLPKDAINLEEAYQKSQSFQNEILDLPVDGDLLWKTALQLTGIPRNSSLHAAGVVIANNPLVESIPVQLGEDGRLVTQLTKNPVEQLGLLKIDFLALSNLNILAIALREVHKIEPTFDLKTIDLNDPETLALFGLGQTNGIFQFESNGMKQMLQQMKPDQFNDLVAANALYRPGPMANIPHFIARKHQQEMIPKIAETIDQLLAPTYGVIVYQEQVMRVAEEFAGFSLAEADLLRRAISKKDTIQMEKVKKQFLTGAQKLGQSDLVAEEVYQYIERFGSYGFNKSHAVAYSKLAFELAFLKVHYPLAFYKAVLNLEISNQDKVRIYINEARMRGVKVLGPQINQSFSGYSVTNDYLQMGLASIKGLRKDFRDHLIFSRQTNGPFKNLGDLLLRIDQPFRQMKFLEPLIMAGGLDALQPNRRMVSFILPGYLDAVQLAGNSLDLLNRLKPKQVVMDDYTKIEKLNQEFAVLGIYLSGHPLEKIIQEVDSSVYTNVSELIAGQNGVKLILMIDKVKVIRTKKGTQMAFVDTTDLTGKLSLTVFPKQYQQYQTHLVNGGLIAVYGNVEYQRNQIDLQVVVDQMIPANSLIQNDKQAGVEKISQGIWYIRPHVWPIPEARLKNLAQIAQNHPGANVVILINPKNKKQALKLSSGYQLSAGLEVEQKLVRIFGQQNISFKAVKVD